One region of Chlamydia psittaci 6BC genomic DNA includes:
- a CDS encoding DUF1389 domain-containing protein: protein MSWCILSFVTAQIIIKYSQPKYSHIPFGFRCVIKSEFPKAFFDLVTTQDLKFANFRELLIYIHDFRESNDTSIRNNLCKLSPQLKKALEDFGVDNFNTEINGQYLPSLNNLLIENCPLYWMKRFIELGNKNVLRENLEKYNRGYSGTYWFCELDSIRRPVSPRTEHGTIFLLQSYGLVQELSQEEYVFLMDQVKNHTLDNQQVTAVVDRLLIHAQGDYSRYIAEKDKVELLSELRVSFTEESIKELIFRICSHGFSWEQLQLIRSTSLASWQFLCWVDRSAAHGGMRILARSFLGDFINENSHKYESNIALATYSECKNVSRYTSLINQKTSQAWKTICYYFNHRMKFHEKLEEAHLNRDDTGYN from the coding sequence GTGAGTTGGTGTATTTTATCGTTTGTTACGGCCCAGATTATCATTAAATATTCTCAACCTAAATACAGTCACATCCCTTTTGGATTTCGTTGTGTAATTAAATCGGAATTTCCTAAGGCATTTTTTGATTTAGTAACTACGCAAGACTTAAAATTTGCGAATTTTAGGGAGTTATTAATTTATATTCATGATTTTAGAGAATCTAACGACACATCAATTCGAAATAATCTATGTAAACTATCGCCTCAATTAAAGAAGGCTTTGGAAGATTTTGGCGTTGACAATTTCAATACTGAAATTAACGGACAATATCTTCCAAGCTTAAATAACTTATTAATAGAAAATTGCCCTCTATATTGGATGAAGCGTTTTATAGAGTTAGGTAATAAGAATGTCTTAAGAGAAAATTTAGAAAAATACAATCGTGGGTATTCTGGGACCTATTGGTTTTGTGAATTAGATTCAATACGTCGACCTGTCTCTCCAAGAACAGAACACGGAACGATTTTCCTCCTTCAATCTTATGGATTGGTTCAAGAATTGAGCCAAGAGGAATATGTTTTTTTAATGGATCAGGTGAAAAATCATACTTTGGATAATCAACAAGTAACCGCTGTAGTAGATAGGTTATTAATTCATGCTCAGGGAGATTATAGCAGATATATTGCTGAGAAAGATAAGGTAGAACTACTGTCAGAACTACGCGTGTCATTTACAGAGGAGAGTATAAAAGAACTCATTTTTCGAATATGTTCCCATGGTTTTTCTTGGGAGCAACTACAGCTTATTCGATCAACATCGCTTGCTTCTTGGCAGTTTTTATGTTGGGTAGACCGATCTGCTGCTCATGGAGGTATGCGCATACTTGCAAGGTCTTTTTTAGGAGATTTTATTAATGAAAATAGTCATAAGTATGAGTCGAATATTGCTTTAGCAACGTATTCTGAATGTAAAAATGTTTCCCGATACACAAGCTTAATCAATCAAAAAACAAGTCAAGCTTGGAAGACTATCTGTTACTATTTTAATCACCGTATGAAATTTCATGAAAAATTGGAAGAAGCTCATCTAAATAGGGATGATACAGGTTATAATTAA
- the lepA gene encoding translation elongation factor 4 codes for MKEYKLENIRNFSIIAHIDHGKSTIADRLLESTSTVEQREMREQLLDSMDLERERGITIKAHPVTMYYEYNGEVYQLNLIDTPGHVDFSYEVSRSLAACEGALLIVDAAQGVQAQSLANVYLALERDLEIIPILNKIDLPAANPEKIRKQIEDYIGLDTTNAIACSAKTGEGISDILEAIVELIPPPKPPEETELKALIFDSHYDPYVGIMVYVRVISGEIKKGDRITFMATKGSSFEVLGVGAFLPEATLIEGSLRAGQVGYFIANLKKVKDVKIGDTVTTVKHPAKVPLDGFKEINPVVFAGIYPIDSSDFDALKDALSRLQLNDSALTIEQESSHSLGFGFRCGFLGLLHLEIVFERIIREFDLDIIATAPSVIYKVVLKNGKTLFIDNPTAYPDPSIIEHMEEPWVHVNIITPQEYLSSIMNLCLDKRGVCLKTEMLDQHRLVLSYDLPLNEIVSDFNDKLKSVTKGYGSFDYRLGDYRKGSIIKLEILINDEPVDAFSCLVHRDKAEARGRSICEKLVDVIPQQLFKIPIQAAINKKVIARETIRALSKNVTAKCYGGDITRKRKLWEKQKKGKKRMKEFGKVSIPNTAFIEVLKID; via the coding sequence TTGAAAGAGTATAAGCTAGAAAACATTCGAAACTTTTCTATTATTGCGCATATTGACCACGGGAAATCTACAATTGCTGACCGTTTACTTGAAAGTACAAGTACAGTCGAGCAAAGAGAAATGCGCGAGCAGCTCCTTGATTCCATGGATCTAGAAAGAGAGCGTGGTATCACAATCAAAGCGCACCCAGTGACTATGTATTATGAATACAATGGGGAAGTTTATCAGCTTAACCTTATAGACACGCCTGGGCACGTGGATTTTTCTTATGAAGTATCACGATCCTTAGCTGCCTGTGAAGGAGCTCTTTTAATTGTTGACGCAGCTCAAGGTGTGCAAGCTCAAAGTTTAGCTAACGTTTATCTCGCCTTAGAGCGTGATTTGGAAATCATTCCTATTTTAAATAAAATTGATTTACCAGCCGCAAACCCTGAAAAAATCCGAAAGCAAATAGAAGATTACATAGGGTTAGATACTACAAATGCGATCGCCTGCTCAGCAAAAACTGGGGAAGGAATCTCTGACATTCTTGAAGCAATTGTTGAGTTAATCCCTCCACCTAAACCTCCTGAAGAAACTGAATTAAAAGCTTTGATTTTTGATTCTCACTATGATCCTTATGTAGGCATTATGGTGTATGTCCGCGTGATTAGCGGAGAAATTAAAAAAGGTGATCGCATTACCTTTATGGCAACAAAAGGATCATCATTTGAGGTATTAGGCGTAGGAGCTTTTCTTCCTGAAGCAACGTTAATTGAGGGATCTTTACGAGCAGGTCAGGTAGGCTATTTCATAGCCAACTTAAAAAAAGTCAAGGATGTAAAGATTGGCGATACGGTAACTACAGTAAAGCATCCTGCTAAGGTACCTTTAGATGGATTCAAGGAAATCAATCCTGTAGTGTTTGCTGGTATTTACCCTATTGATTCTTCAGATTTTGATGCTTTAAAAGACGCTTTAAGCCGTTTACAACTTAACGATTCTGCTTTAACGATCGAACAAGAAAGTAGCCATTCTTTAGGCTTTGGTTTTCGCTGTGGGTTTTTAGGATTACTGCATTTAGAGATCGTTTTTGAAAGAATCATCCGAGAGTTTGATCTCGACATTATTGCTACAGCGCCCAGTGTAATTTATAAGGTTGTCTTAAAAAATGGCAAAACTTTGTTCATAGACAATCCTACCGCCTATCCAGATCCCTCGATCATAGAACACATGGAAGAGCCTTGGGTACATGTCAATATCATTACACCACAAGAGTACTTAAGCAGTATTATGAATCTATGTTTGGATAAGCGTGGTGTATGCTTAAAAACAGAAATGTTAGATCAACACAGGTTAGTGCTTTCTTATGATCTTCCTTTAAATGAAATTGTCTCTGATTTTAACGATAAATTAAAATCTGTGACTAAGGGTTATGGATCTTTTGATTATCGTTTGGGAGATTACCGTAAAGGATCTATCATCAAACTTGAAATTCTAATCAACGACGAACCCGTTGATGCTTTTTCTTGCCTTGTACATAGAGATAAAGCTGAAGCACGCGGAAGAAGTATCTGCGAAAAGCTCGTCGATGTGATTCCTCAACAACTTTTTAAAATCCCCATCCAAGCTGCTATCAATAAAAAAGTAATTGCTAGAGAAACTATTCGCGCTCTTTCTAAGAATGTGACTGCAAAGTGTTACGGCGGTGATATCACGAGAAAACGTAAACTCTGGGAAAAACAGAAAAAAGGTAAAAAGCGGATGAAGGAATTTGGAAAAGTCTCTATTCCAAACACTGCTTTTATCGAAGTTCTCAAAATAGATTAG
- a CDS encoding EscV/YscV/HrcV family type III secretion system export apparatus protein translates to MALIPLGILLSFLIPLPQLLLDTGLCINFILSLTVVFWVFSLKSSLEARLFPALFLYLCLFRLGLNLASTRLILSSGWASPMIFSLGNFFSLGSLGAGIAACCLFFLVNFLVIAKGSERVAEVRARFILEALPGKQMSLDADLVSGRASTIDVEKQKQDLFEESDFFSSMEGVFRFVKGDAVVSCILLIVNSIAAAYFACSSDGESANLWLTVVGDALVSQVPALMTSCAAATLISKVGQKESLLEYMLDYYEQARVHFRTIALLFSSLLFIPGTPKAPVLAFAIALLIAYKQPKDIQDPETLSEIFQQIHLSLPTDYTGVNPHELYAQAREEIFNETGVFLHQEMKIFYRGKQATLSCYGKHFHLEEISLSRLLPILRNLLPEAIHGKYVKMLVRQAQNVLGISIDEIIPKKISENSLLFLVKGLVKERVSLRLFPKVLEAIALYGSPEENPEILAEKIRKYLGKHIGRALWDQKNTLEIITVDSHVERMIGDLYSKSNPLMCDKVIGQVQTLLNQSAGGDFRAIITGCESRFELRKMIEPHFPDLLVLSHNELPEEIPISLLGSVSDEVLTL, encoded by the coding sequence ATGGCTCTCATTCCCTTAGGTATTCTTCTTTCTTTTTTGATTCCTTTACCTCAGCTACTTTTAGATACTGGTCTATGTATCAACTTTATTTTATCGCTAACCGTTGTATTTTGGGTATTTTCTTTAAAATCTAGCCTTGAAGCTAGGCTCTTCCCTGCGTTATTTTTGTACCTTTGCTTATTTCGTTTAGGATTGAATCTTGCTTCAACGCGATTAATTTTATCCTCCGGTTGGGCATCACCTATGATTTTTTCTTTGGGGAATTTTTTTTCCCTAGGGAGTTTAGGAGCAGGAATTGCTGCCTGCTGTCTGTTTTTTTTAGTAAATTTTCTTGTCATTGCTAAGGGATCTGAAAGAGTCGCCGAAGTACGTGCAAGATTTATTTTAGAAGCTCTTCCTGGCAAGCAAATGTCACTAGATGCCGATCTTGTATCTGGACGAGCCTCTACGATCGATGTGGAAAAACAAAAACAAGATCTTTTTGAAGAGAGCGATTTTTTTTCTTCGATGGAGGGAGTATTTCGCTTTGTAAAAGGAGATGCTGTTGTTAGTTGTATTTTACTCATTGTTAATTCGATAGCAGCTGCCTATTTTGCTTGTTCTTCCGATGGAGAATCAGCAAATTTATGGCTCACCGTGGTAGGAGATGCTTTAGTAAGCCAGGTGCCTGCACTCATGACATCATGTGCGGCAGCTACCTTGATATCCAAGGTTGGCCAAAAAGAATCTCTTCTTGAGTATATGCTAGATTATTACGAGCAAGCGCGAGTGCATTTTCGAACGATTGCTCTTTTATTTTCCTCACTACTGTTTATCCCAGGGACTCCTAAAGCTCCTGTTCTTGCTTTTGCTATTGCATTGCTCATCGCATATAAACAACCCAAGGATATACAGGATCCTGAAACTTTATCTGAAATATTCCAACAAATACATCTCTCTCTTCCTACAGATTACACAGGAGTCAACCCTCACGAGCTATATGCACAAGCACGAGAAGAGATCTTCAATGAAACAGGAGTATTCTTACATCAAGAGATGAAGATTTTTTATCGTGGCAAACAAGCAACTTTGAGTTGCTATGGAAAACATTTTCATCTTGAAGAAATTTCTTTATCTCGTCTTTTGCCAATACTAAGAAATCTACTCCCAGAGGCTATTCACGGAAAGTATGTCAAAATGCTTGTACGACAAGCGCAAAATGTTTTGGGTATCTCTATCGATGAGATTATTCCCAAAAAAATATCTGAAAATTCCTTACTCTTTCTCGTAAAAGGCCTAGTCAAAGAACGTGTATCTTTAAGGTTGTTCCCTAAGGTATTGGAAGCAATAGCGTTATATGGATCTCCAGAAGAAAATCCAGAGATACTCGCCGAGAAAATTAGAAAATACCTAGGGAAACATATAGGAAGAGCTCTTTGGGATCAGAAAAATACACTAGAGATCATCACAGTAGATTCTCATGTAGAACGTATGATAGGTGATTTATATTCAAAATCTAATCCATTAATGTGTGATAAGGTGATTGGCCAAGTACAGACTCTTTTAAATCAATCAGCAGGAGGGGATTTTCGTGCTATCATTACGGGATGCGAGTCGCGTTTCGAACTAAGGAAAATGATAGAACCTCACTTTCCAGATCTACTTGTTTTATCACATAATGAACTTCCAGAAGAAATCCCTATTTCTTTGCTAGGATCAGTTTCTGACGAGGTTTTGACACTTTAA
- a CDS encoding 2Fe-2S iron-sulfur cluster-binding protein codes for MAKLIIASEDETQEFELQDGSSIAEPCESSGIPFACTEGVCGTCVIEVVEGKENLSNFTEEEKDFLGDCEDSNERLACQCKINGGCVKITF; via the coding sequence ATGGCAAAATTGATTATTGCATCCGAAGACGAAACACAAGAGTTTGAACTTCAAGACGGTTCTAGCATAGCAGAGCCTTGTGAATCTTCAGGGATTCCTTTTGCATGTACAGAAGGAGTATGTGGCACCTGTGTTATCGAGGTTGTAGAAGGCAAAGAAAATCTTTCTAATTTCACAGAAGAAGAGAAAGACTTTCTCGGAGATTGTGAAGACTCTAATGAACGTCTTGCCTGTCAGTGTAAAATTAACGGCGGATGTGTTAAAATTACCTTTTAA
- a CDS encoding FliA/WhiG family RNA polymerase sigma factor codes for MKTQNTQNISEIWELYWQTQEIKYRDTLIDFYLHLVKCVAHRLISGMPSHVKTEDLYASGVEGLVRAVERFNPEKSRRFEGYALFLIKAAIIDDLRKQDWVPRSVHQKANKLADAMDALRLSLGREPTDGDLCEYFQISQQELSGWFASARPALIISLNEERPSLSDGESGVALEERIADERAETGYDIVDKKEFSSFLASAIEGLEEKERKVMALYYYEELVLKEIGKILGVSESRVSQIHSKALIKLRAALSAFL; via the coding sequence GTGAAAACACAAAATACGCAGAACATTTCTGAGATTTGGGAACTTTATTGGCAGACTCAAGAAATCAAGTATCGAGATACTCTGATTGATTTTTACCTGCACTTAGTTAAGTGTGTGGCTCACCGCCTAATTTCAGGTATGCCTTCCCATGTAAAGACCGAGGATCTTTATGCTTCCGGAGTTGAGGGTTTAGTTCGAGCTGTTGAACGTTTTAACCCTGAAAAGAGTCGTCGTTTTGAGGGGTATGCTTTATTTTTAATTAAAGCAGCAATTATCGATGATTTAAGGAAGCAGGATTGGGTGCCAAGAAGCGTACATCAAAAGGCAAATAAGCTTGCTGATGCTATGGACGCCCTGCGTCTGTCACTCGGGAGAGAGCCTACGGATGGTGATCTTTGTGAGTATTTCCAAATTTCTCAACAAGAGCTTTCTGGCTGGTTTGCTTCAGCTCGGCCCGCATTAATTATTTCTTTAAACGAGGAAAGACCCTCGTTATCTGATGGTGAATCTGGTGTAGCTCTAGAAGAACGCATTGCTGATGAAAGAGCAGAAACAGGATATGACATTGTTGATAAAAAGGAATTCTCTTCATTCTTAGCAAGTGCTATAGAGGGCCTTGAAGAGAAAGAAAGAAAGGTGATGGCTCTATACTACTATGAAGAGCTTGTTCTTAAGGAAATTGGAAAGATTCTAGGAGTTAGCGAATCACGAGTATCCCAGATTCATTCCAAAGCCCTGATCAAGCTCCGAGCGGCTTTATCTGCTTTTCTTTAA
- a CDS encoding macro domain-containing protein translates to MFQPIHNREPSQLLSETSAIPGNRNNTEVKKAALATIAGLAFIGVVTTLALAITFSMPALAAAVVACSIIAVACCILLNKELVASSSLPQETFPERGSELSIPDLSPPLSFQSEDLSTPEYTPPPSPTFQDPQDIPPSSTFPAPQDIPLPQTSQEPQDIPPSSTFQEPQDVPPSSTFPAPQDVPLPQTFQEPQDVPSSPTPPPQVLPAAAAAPLQTVPNFTELLDGLTKLASRQDIQTPQFDPIDQNTTFSGWQVPHTETVLVSTCGDITTPRFLTKDLTPMLVNAANDTMYRHGGGTNYVFTRAVSRRGWQNSTEGKARLNIGECTAGKWINANGTTNDGDSSAPALLAQLLGPTANQLNNDALRCYETVTKAYENCLAKAVEKGAKYVQLPLISSSLFAPPANLAGGTVRAEWIDAVKAALVTAVTNFATQNPNSQMIIVVTDIANPPLG, encoded by the coding sequence ATGTTTCAACCTATTCATAATCGTGAGCCGTCTCAACTCCTTTCCGAGACCTCCGCAATACCAGGTAATAGAAATAATACAGAAGTTAAAAAGGCAGCCCTTGCAACCATCGCGGGCTTAGCCTTTATTGGCGTGGTAACAACCCTTGCTTTAGCTATTACTTTTTCGATGCCAGCTCTTGCTGCTGCCGTAGTTGCTTGCTCTATCATAGCCGTAGCGTGTTGTATTCTTCTTAATAAAGAGCTTGTTGCTTCATCATCTCTTCCTCAAGAGACTTTCCCAGAAAGAGGATCAGAACTATCCATACCCGACCTTTCTCCACCTCTTTCTTTCCAATCAGAAGATCTATCAACACCAGAGTACACTCCTCCTCCTTCTCCAACATTCCAAGATCCTCAAGATATACCACCATCCTCAACATTCCCAGCTCCTCAGGATATACCACTACCCCAAACATCCCAAGAGCCTCAGGATATACCACCGTCCTCAACATTCCAAGAGCCTCAGGATGTACCACCATCCTCAACATTCCCAGCTCCTCAGGATGTACCACTACCCCAAACATTCCAAGAGCCTCAGGATGTACCATCATCTCCAACTCCTCCACCTCAGGTTTTGCCTGCAGCTGCAGCGGCTCCTTTGCAAACTGTCCCGAATTTTACGGAATTACTTGACGGTCTGACGAAACTCGCATCCCGACAAGATATCCAAACCCCTCAATTTGATCCTATCGACCAAAACACCACTTTCTCGGGATGGCAGGTCCCTCATACTGAAACAGTACTTGTCTCTACATGCGGTGACATTACTACACCTAGATTCCTCACCAAAGACCTCACCCCTATGCTAGTAAATGCTGCCAACGATACTATGTACAGACATGGCGGAGGAACTAATTACGTCTTTACTCGAGCAGTTAGTCGTCGAGGATGGCAAAATTCCACCGAAGGCAAGGCACGTTTAAATATTGGCGAATGTACTGCGGGTAAATGGATAAATGCAAACGGCACAACCAATGACGGGGACTCTTCGGCTCCTGCATTACTCGCACAACTTTTAGGACCAACAGCCAACCAACTGAATAATGACGCACTCAGATGCTATGAGACCGTAACTAAAGCCTATGAAAATTGTTTAGCTAAAGCTGTGGAAAAAGGCGCCAAATATGTTCAGTTACCCCTTATCTCATCCAGCCTTTTCGCTCCTCCAGCAAATCTAGCAGGAGGTACTGTGCGAGCTGAATGGATAGATGCTGTGAAAGCAGCCTTAGTAACTGCTGTTACGAATTTTGCTACGCAAAATCCAAATTCTCAAATGATCATTGTTGTCACAGATATCGCTAATCCCCCCTTAGGCTAA
- the tyrS gene encoding tyrosine--tRNA ligase — protein sequence MRDFIQHLQDRGILENFSSGLDSVSTPVSAYLGFDPTAPSLHIGHWIGICFLRRMASFGITPVALVGSATGMIGDPSGKSIERTLLEESQVAYNSQKLSECLSRYLPGLQIVNNMDWLKETTVIDFLRDVGKHFRLGAMLGKDTVKQRVQSEEGISYTEFSYMLLQSYDFAYLFEKHGVCLQCGGSDQWGNITSGIDYIRRLGLGQAYGLTYPLLTNSQGKKIGKTESGTIWLDPKLTSAYELYQYFLRLPDQEVPKVARTLTLLSNEEIFDLDQKFLLDPVAVKKFVAETIVTSIHGEDGLREAQIVTQSMHPGKVSSVSEKDFQDLIAMGQGVSLERAQALGKRWIDLFVTLGVCSSKGEARRLIEQKGLYVNSEPIENEHSVCEETQVCFDQYVLLAQGKKKKLVLRLI from the coding sequence ATGCGGGATTTTATACAACACTTGCAAGATCGGGGAATTCTCGAAAATTTTTCCTCAGGATTAGATAGCGTAAGTACCCCAGTTTCTGCCTATCTTGGATTTGATCCTACCGCTCCTTCTCTTCATATAGGACATTGGATAGGGATATGCTTTTTGCGTAGAATGGCTAGCTTTGGTATCACTCCTGTAGCTCTTGTAGGTTCTGCTACCGGAATGATAGGAGATCCTTCAGGGAAAAGCATAGAACGTACCCTACTTGAGGAAAGCCAAGTCGCTTATAATAGCCAGAAACTCTCAGAATGTCTTTCTCGCTATTTACCCGGATTGCAAATAGTAAATAACATGGATTGGTTGAAAGAAACTACTGTGATAGATTTCTTGCGAGACGTAGGGAAGCATTTTAGACTAGGCGCTATGCTCGGTAAAGATACAGTCAAACAGCGTGTTCAGTCTGAAGAGGGCATTAGCTATACTGAATTTAGCTACATGCTTTTGCAATCATATGATTTTGCTTATCTCTTTGAGAAGCATGGAGTATGTTTGCAATGCGGAGGAAGTGATCAATGGGGGAACATTACTTCAGGAATTGATTACATTCGTCGTCTTGGATTGGGACAGGCTTATGGTTTGACTTATCCATTGTTAACGAATAGCCAAGGTAAGAAGATTGGGAAGACAGAATCAGGAACAATTTGGTTGGACCCCAAGCTAACATCTGCCTATGAGTTATATCAGTACTTTTTACGGCTTCCAGATCAAGAAGTGCCTAAAGTCGCACGTACGTTAACTTTATTGAGTAATGAAGAAATCTTTGATCTAGATCAAAAGTTTTTATTAGATCCGGTAGCTGTGAAAAAGTTTGTTGCCGAAACTATAGTAACCTCTATACACGGTGAAGATGGACTAAGAGAAGCTCAGATAGTCACCCAAAGTATGCATCCTGGTAAAGTATCTTCAGTTTCTGAGAAGGATTTCCAAGATCTTATTGCTATGGGCCAGGGAGTCTCTTTAGAAAGAGCTCAGGCTCTCGGCAAACGGTGGATAGATCTTTTTGTTACATTAGGGGTCTGTAGTTCTAAAGGAGAAGCTAGAAGATTGATCGAGCAGAAAGGTCTCTATGTGAATAGTGAACCTATTGAGAATGAACACAGTGTTTGTGAAGAAACTCAGGTATGTTTCGATCAATATGTGTTATTAGCACAGGGAAAGAAGAAAAAACTCGTTTTGCGTCTAATTTAA
- the gnd gene encoding decarboxylating NADP(+)-dependent phosphogluconate dehydrogenase codes for MAEKAGADIGLIGLAVMGKNLVLNMIDHGFSVSVYNRSPEKTREFLQEHSQSPELQGHEKLESFVRSLKRPRKIMLMIKAGTPVDQSIDSLLPYLEAGDIIIDGGNSYYKDSERRCRDLKEKGILFIGMGISGGEEGARHGPAIMPGGNSDAWPEIAPIFQSISAKVNGNPCCCWVGPGGAGHYVKTVHNGIEYGDIQLICEAYGLLRSRLDISPEAVSSIFAEWNTRELESYLMRISVEVLSLKDSNGFPVIDTILDVAGQKGTGRWTAIDAIDSGVPLSLIIESVLARFLSSWKTIRERAAQELPGIPIVFEKPRDPHLFIEDVFQALYASKIISYAQGFMLLNQASEEHQWNLNFGELALLWRGGCIIQSVFLDAIHKGFENEPEAPSLILQTYFKTVLQNSEPGWRRTVAYGVGSGYPIPCLAAALTFYDGYRTKDSSIALAQGLRDYFGAHTYERKDRPRGEFYHTDWIGSKTTTLVK; via the coding sequence GTGGCAGAGAAAGCAGGTGCGGATATTGGGCTAATTGGTTTAGCTGTAATGGGGAAAAATCTTGTGTTGAATATGATCGACCATGGTTTTTCTGTGTCTGTCTATAATCGGAGTCCAGAGAAAACTCGAGAGTTTCTTCAAGAACATTCTCAAAGCCCCGAACTTCAAGGACATGAAAAATTAGAATCTTTTGTACGTTCTTTAAAACGTCCTAGAAAAATCATGCTGATGATTAAAGCAGGAACTCCTGTGGATCAAAGTATTGATTCGCTACTCCCTTATCTTGAAGCTGGTGATATTATCATCGATGGAGGGAATAGCTATTATAAAGATTCAGAAAGACGATGCCGTGATCTTAAGGAAAAAGGCATATTATTCATAGGCATGGGCATCTCTGGAGGAGAAGAAGGCGCTCGTCATGGACCTGCTATTATGCCAGGAGGGAATAGTGATGCCTGGCCAGAAATAGCACCTATCTTCCAAAGTATTTCTGCTAAGGTTAACGGGAACCCTTGCTGCTGCTGGGTTGGACCCGGAGGAGCAGGACATTATGTAAAAACTGTACATAATGGCATAGAATATGGAGACATACAGTTAATTTGTGAGGCTTATGGCTTATTAAGATCACGTTTGGATATATCTCCTGAAGCGGTATCATCGATTTTTGCTGAATGGAATACACGTGAATTAGAAAGTTACCTGATGAGAATTTCTGTGGAAGTTCTCTCTTTAAAAGACTCCAATGGCTTCCCAGTTATTGATACCATTTTAGATGTTGCTGGACAAAAAGGAACAGGACGTTGGACTGCTATTGATGCTATCGATTCAGGCGTCCCTCTTTCGCTAATTATTGAATCTGTGTTAGCCCGCTTCCTCTCTTCTTGGAAAACTATTCGCGAGCGAGCAGCTCAAGAACTTCCGGGTATTCCTATCGTTTTTGAAAAACCTCGAGACCCTCATCTTTTTATAGAAGATGTTTTTCAAGCGCTATACGCTTCGAAAATCATAAGTTATGCTCAAGGATTCATGTTATTGAATCAAGCATCTGAAGAGCATCAATGGAATTTAAATTTCGGAGAGTTAGCCCTATTGTGGAGAGGCGGATGCATTATCCAAAGTGTTTTTCTAGATGCTATCCATAAAGGTTTCGAAAATGAGCCGGAAGCACCTTCGTTAATTTTACAAACCTATTTCAAGACGGTATTACAAAATTCCGAACCAGGTTGGCGAAGAACCGTTGCCTATGGCGTGGGTTCAGGATATCCTATCCCTTGTTTAGCAGCTGCATTGACATTTTATGATGGTTATCGAACAAAAGACTCTTCAATAGCTTTAGCTCAAGGATTAAGAGACTATTTCGGAGCTCATACTTATGAACGTAAGGATAGACCTCGAGGGGAGTTCTATCATACAGATTGGATAGGGTCCAAAACAACAACTCTAGTAAAATAA